From Nerophis lumbriciformis linkage group LG38, RoL_Nlum_v2.1, whole genome shotgun sequence, the proteins below share one genomic window:
- the LOC133578251 gene encoding G-protein coupled receptor 61-like, with product MEPAWNSSRPLAPLPPNASTSTVAEGWPPSQWLALVAMLLMDLLAVVGNAAIMAVIAKVPQLHKFAFVFHLCLVDLLAALVVMPLGMLSSRAFLGEALCRSYLFLSVCLVSAAILSISVINVERYYYIIHPMRYEVKMTVGLVASVLVGIWVKALAMSALPLLAWLLQGARTPLLDGSGGGGAVPSPGPTQGHRRCSLHWTGGGSNRLAFMVLFTLLYFLCPLLVIFVVYCNMFKVARVAAMHHGPLPTWTDTPRRQRSESLSSRSTMVTSSGTGTGRETPQRSFGGGKAAAVLAAVGGQFLCCWLPYFSFHLYSALAASPPAALASLEEAVTWIGYFCFTSNPFFYGCLNRQIREELGKHLPCLFRRAGMAEEDRLASREGSIEENFLQFLQGTGCNVEPQNSHSTSSPKGETCRPVPQSQAPETAQPLPVDFRIPGQIAEETYEFSDTEPAKNNHICTDD from the coding sequence ATGGAGCCAGCGTGGAACTCCAGCCGTCCGCTTGCACCGCTCCCGCCCAACGCATCTACCTCAACCGTGGCTGAGGGCTGGCCTCCCTCCCAGTGGCTAGCCCTGGTAGCCATGCTGCTCATGGATCTGCTGGCTGTGGTGGGCAACGCGGCCATCATGGCAGTCATCGCCAAGGTGCCGCAGCTTCACAAGTTTGCCTTCGTCTTCCACCTGTGCTTGGTGGACCTGCTGGCGGCCCTGGTGGTGATGCCCCTAGGCATGCTCTCCAGCAGAGCCTTCTTAGGGGAGGCGCTGTGCCGGAGTTACCTCTTCCTCAGCGTCTGCCTGGTCAGTGCCGCCATTCTGTCCATCTCAGTCATTAACGTGGAGCGCTATTATTACATCATCCACCCCATGCGCTACGAGGTGAAGATGACCGTGGGCTTGGTAGCGTCGGTGCTGGTGGGGATATGGGTCAAAGCCTTGGCCATGTCTGCTTTACCGCTGCTGGCTTGGCTTCTGCAAGGTGCAAGAACTCCCCTCCTGGATGGTAGTGGAGGAGGCGGGGCGGTCCCGTCTCCTGGTCCTACTCAGGGTCACCGCCGCTGCTCGTTGCACTGGACAGGGGGCGGTTCAAACCGTTTGGCGTTCATGGTCCTCTTCACACTGCTGTACTTCCTGTGTCCTCTTTTAGTGATATTTGTTGTGTACTGCAACATGTTCAAAGTAGCCCGCGTAGCCGCCATGCACCACGGGCCTCTACCCACTTGGACGGACACGCCTCGCCGCCAAAGATCAGAGTCACTTAGCAGTCGTTCTACGATGGTCACTAGCTCCGGGACTGGGACAGGAAGGGAGACCCCGCAGAGGTCCTTTGGGGGTGGAAAGGCGGCGGCGGTTTTGGCCGCTGTAGGCGGGCAATTTCTTTGCTGCTGGCTGCCCTACTTTTCTTTTCACTTGTACTCTGCCCTGGCCGCCAGCCCGCCTGCGGCGCTGGCCTCTCTGGAGGAGGCGGTCACCTGGATCGGGTACTTCTGCTTCACGTCCAACCCTTTTTTCTATGGCTGTCTCAACAGACAGATCCGGGAGGAGCTGGGCAAACATCTGCCTTGCCTGTTTCGTCGAGCCGGGATGGCGGAGGAGGACAGGCTGGCCAGCCGCGAAGGCTCCATCGAGGAGAACTTTCTCCAGTTTCTTCAGGGTACTGGCTGCAACGTAGAACCTCAGAACTCGCACAGCACCTCCAGTCCGAAGGGGGAAACTTGCCGGCCAGTCCCTCAGTCCCAAGCGCCTGAGACAGCACAGCCGCTACCGGTTGATTTCCGCATACCTGGACAAATTGCAGAGGAGACGTACGAGTTCAGTGATACAGAGCCGGCAAAAAACAATCACATATGTACTGACGATTAA